One genomic segment of Marinitoga piezophila KA3 includes these proteins:
- a CDS encoding tetratricopeptide repeat protein encodes MQNKKEINYYISIANMALKESNVDFAIENYEMVLKDEPNNIIALHNLGVCYLMKNEYSKAADFFRKAINNGFNSEETNFYLMKALFESGKYEECIKIKVNEMYFMEMNMLLLRSYLKLKEFSKASEILNLLKLNGFSNQELNLIEQIIKIKK; translated from the coding sequence TTGCAGAATAAAAAAGAAATCAATTATTATATCAGTATAGCCAATATGGCATTAAAAGAAAGTAATGTGGATTTTGCCATTGAAAATTATGAAATGGTGTTAAAAGATGAACCGAATAATATAATAGCCTTACATAATCTGGGTGTATGTTATTTAATGAAAAATGAATATTCCAAAGCGGCCGATTTTTTTAGAAAAGCTATAAATAATGGTTTTAACTCTGAAGAGACAAATTTTTATTTAATGAAAGCATTATTTGAATCTGGAAAATATGAAGAATGCATTAAAATAAAGGTTAATGAAATGTATTTTATGGAAATGAACATGTTATTATTAAGATCATATTTAAAATTAAAGGAATTTTCTAAAGCCAGTGAAATATTGAATTTGTTAAAATTAAATGGTTTTTCCAATCAGGAATTAAATCTTATAGAGCAAATAATTAAAATAAAAAAATAA
- the plsY gene encoding glycerol-3-phosphate 1-O-acyltransferase PlsY encodes MSLILWIIFGYLCGSIPFSYIMAKIKGIDITKVGSGNVGGTNVLRSAGALPGILSMVLDAAKAFCPTFLAFKFSGSIAYLVALAAVLGHLFPIWLRFKGGKGVASTVGTYFALNPTIGWLFFMIWLPITLITKYVSLASIVTLTILGFVSFLFSKELGILNLTLAGLSVYMHKANIQRLINGNERKTDIIEIIKKSVR; translated from the coding sequence TTGTCTTTGATATTATGGATAATTTTTGGATATTTATGTGGTTCTATACCTTTTAGTTATATTATGGCAAAAATAAAAGGTATAGATATCACCAAAGTTGGAAGTGGAAATGTTGGAGGAACAAATGTTTTAAGAAGTGCAGGGGCTTTGCCTGGAATATTAAGCATGGTTCTTGATGCAGCTAAGGCATTTTGTCCAACATTTTTAGCCTTTAAATTTTCTGGAAGTATAGCTTATTTAGTGGCATTAGCTGCTGTATTAGGGCATTTGTTTCCGATATGGTTAAGATTTAAAGGTGGTAAAGGAGTGGCTTCCACTGTTGGTACGTATTTTGCATTAAATCCTACAATTGGATGGTTGTTTTTTATGATATGGCTTCCTATAACGTTAATTACAAAATATGTATCGCTGGCCTCTATAGTTACATTAACAATACTTGGATTTGTTAGTTTCCTTTTTTCAAAAGAATTGGGAATATTAAATCTTACCCTTGCAGGGTTAAGTGTATATATGCATAAAGCTAATATTCAGAGATTAATTAATGGAAATGAAAGAAAAACAGATATCATAGAGATAATTAAGAAATCGGTAAGATAA
- the der gene encoding ribosome biogenesis GTPase Der — translation MKPVVLIIGKPNVGKSTLFNRLIKEKKAIVMDMPGVTRDQIFSEARYDGRAFTLVDTCGIFEEPTNELEAIAKEKVMNSLEEADSIIFVIDGRNGLTAEDYYLANTLRKIKDKVILVANKVESYEKFELNVLPEIYKLGFGEPIPISAEHNKNLDELIEKLFEKIPEHMEELEENDEDIIKVALIGRANAGKSSLFNAITGIERAIVSNVPGTTRDTIDELVEINGQKYLFVDTAGLKRKSKTKYGSVEMYSTVRTIRAIENSDVVVLLIDATEGITQQDKKVIGTAENRGKATVIAFNKWDLVKYHDKRVEEYLKMFEKELYFVNYSPVVFTSTVKHWGIEKLMDAINTAYESYTRRIPTSALNAALERFMMVSPPPVRKGKRIKIYYGTQVDVKPPVFTFFSNMPHEIPKSYQRAIQNMIRRYIDPFIGSPVFIKFKNRKK, via the coding sequence ATGAAACCAGTTGTACTAATCATTGGGAAACCAAATGTAGGCAAATCAACTTTATTTAACAGGTTGATAAAAGAAAAAAAAGCAATAGTAATGGATATGCCAGGTGTAACAAGAGATCAAATATTTAGTGAGGCACGCTACGATGGGCGTGCCTTCACCTTAGTTGATACATGCGGTATTTTTGAAGAGCCTACCAATGAATTAGAAGCTATTGCAAAAGAAAAAGTTATGAATTCGCTTGAAGAAGCGGATTCAATAATATTTGTAATTGATGGAAGAAATGGATTAACCGCAGAAGACTATTATCTTGCAAACACACTTAGAAAAATAAAGGATAAAGTAATTCTTGTTGCAAATAAGGTTGAATCATATGAAAAGTTTGAATTAAACGTATTGCCAGAAATTTATAAATTAGGATTTGGAGAGCCAATTCCAATATCTGCTGAACATAATAAAAATCTGGATGAATTAATAGAAAAATTATTTGAAAAAATTCCAGAGCATATGGAAGAGTTAGAAGAAAATGATGAAGATATTATAAAGGTTGCTCTAATTGGGAGAGCAAATGCCGGTAAATCCTCATTATTTAATGCAATTACAGGTATTGAAAGAGCAATAGTTTCAAATGTTCCGGGGACAACAAGGGATACAATAGATGAATTAGTGGAAATAAATGGACAGAAATATCTTTTTGTTGACACAGCAGGATTAAAGAGAAAATCAAAAACCAAATACGGCAGTGTGGAAATGTATAGTACTGTTAGGACTATACGTGCAATTGAAAACTCAGATGTGGTGGTTCTTTTAATTGATGCAACAGAGGGAATTACTCAACAGGATAAAAAAGTAATAGGAACTGCTGAAAATAGAGGTAAGGCTACAGTTATAGCATTTAATAAATGGGATTTAGTAAAGTATCACGATAAAAGAGTGGAAGAATATTTAAAAATGTTTGAAAAAGAATTATATTTTGTAAATTATAGTCCTGTTGTATTCACTTCTACAGTAAAACATTGGGGAATAGAAAAACTTATGGATGCAATTAACACCGCATATGAATCATATACAAGAAGAATACCAACAAGCGCTTTAAATGCGGCATTGGAAAGATTTATGATGGTTTCTCCACCACCAGTTAGAAAAGGAAAAAGAATAAAGATATATTATGGAACTCAGGTTGATGTAAAACCACCGGTATTTACATTTTTCAGCAATATGCCTCATGAAATACCAAAATCATATCAAAGAGCTATTCAAAATATGATACGTAGATATATAGATCCATTTATTGGATCCCCTGTATTTATAAAATTTAAAAACCGTAAGAAATAA
- a CDS encoding S1 RNA-binding domain-containing protein, translating to MVEDKNEFEKMLDEVSEFHIKKGETLTGEIISISSDGVYVSAPGKAFDVYVGKDYLLKNIDEYKKGEKIKVKLLKINDAEGQAFGSEKAAKKDEIIDEIVEGKVVKGKIKERVEKGYIVELENVVRAFLPGSLAMLNPNEPFPREEMDFLVIKREERRRRLNIVVSRKGLVDKYIEEFFNTHNLNTLVEGVVTGIKEFGLFISLNPYITALVPKSEISWDKKVDINEMYKIGDKVKGIIIKLDKENRKISVSVKRLKDDPWETVEKDYPVDSIVEGEVIEIFPFGFAVKLGEGIEGLVHESEIFWSGKRKIEDVVSVGDKVKVKVLSIDKDKKKITLSYKQVLGDPWKDIDEKLHEGDIVDGVVEKILPNGLIIKLDNELTGFSHVSELSWNFVDNVEDLFKEGDKVKVKVLHVDKENRKIKLSVKQAKENPWKKVSNELKNGDEISGKVVKYVGKGAVIIVDEYEVEAFIPKSKINLEENQDIKDVLEIGSTVNGKIIKIEFEAEDQKGSMVVSLLEE from the coding sequence ATGGTTGAAGACAAAAACGAGTTTGAGAAGATGCTTGATGAAGTAAGTGAATTTCATATAAAAAAGGGGGAAACATTAACTGGTGAGATTATTTCCATTAGTTCTGATGGAGTATACGTTTCTGCGCCAGGGAAAGCATTTGATGTTTATGTGGGAAAGGATTATTTATTAAAAAATATTGATGAATATAAAAAAGGTGAAAAAATAAAGGTAAAGCTTTTAAAAATTAATGATGCAGAAGGACAGGCTTTTGGTTCTGAAAAAGCTGCAAAGAAAGACGAAATAATTGATGAAATTGTAGAAGGTAAAGTAGTAAAGGGAAAAATCAAAGAAAGAGTTGAAAAAGGATATATAGTAGAACTTGAAAATGTTGTAAGAGCATTTTTGCCAGGCTCTCTTGCAATGTTAAATCCAAATGAACCATTTCCAAGAGAAGAAATGGATTTTCTTGTAATTAAAAGAGAAGAAAGAAGAAGAAGATTAAATATTGTAGTTTCAAGAAAAGGATTGGTAGATAAATATATCGAGGAATTTTTCAATACACATAATTTAAATACACTTGTTGAAGGTGTAGTTACGGGAATAAAAGAATTTGGATTATTTATAAGTTTAAATCCATACATTACAGCATTGGTTCCAAAAAGCGAAATTTCCTGGGATAAAAAAGTTGATATAAATGAAATGTATAAAATAGGAGACAAAGTAAAAGGTATAATTATAAAACTTGATAAAGAAAATAGAAAAATTTCTGTATCAGTAAAAAGATTAAAAGACGATCCATGGGAAACAGTAGAAAAAGATTATCCAGTTGATTCAATTGTAGAAGGGGAAGTTATAGAAATATTCCCATTTGGATTTGCTGTAAAATTAGGTGAAGGTATTGAAGGATTGGTACATGAATCAGAAATTTTCTGGTCAGGTAAAAGGAAAATTGAGGATGTTGTATCAGTTGGAGATAAAGTGAAAGTAAAAGTTCTCTCAATTGATAAAGACAAAAAGAAAATCACATTAAGCTATAAACAGGTTTTAGGAGATCCATGGAAAGATATTGATGAAAAATTGCATGAAGGCGATATTGTAGATGGAGTGGTAGAAAAAATATTACCAAATGGTTTGATAATAAAACTCGATAATGAATTAACAGGATTTTCCCATGTTTCAGAATTATCCTGGAATTTTGTAGATAATGTTGAAGATTTATTTAAAGAAGGAGATAAAGTAAAAGTAAAGGTTTTACATGTAGATAAAGAAAATAGGAAAATAAAATTAAGTGTAAAACAGGCAAAAGAAAATCCATGGAAAAAGGTATCAAATGAATTAAAAAATGGTGATGAAATTTCAGGTAAAGTGGTAAAATATGTTGGAAAAGGTGCTGTAATTATCGTTGATGAATATGAAGTAGAAGCATTTATTCCAAAATCAAAGATAAATCTTGAAGAAAATCAGGATATAAAAGATGTATTGGAAATTGGAAGTACAGTAAATGGTAAAATAATTAAAATAGAATTTGAAGCTGAAGATCAAAAAGGAAGTATGGTTGTTAGCTTATTAGAAGAATAA
- the ispH gene encoding 4-hydroxy-3-methylbut-2-enyl diphosphate reductase, giving the protein MEIKLASKIGFCYGVQRAYEKAVELSKSGEKVYLYGDLVHNNEVKKDLLNRGILSFESLDVLPEDSGEAICIIRAHGVPKKDKEYLEKNFKKIVDLTCPIVENVFKYAYEMQKKGYFIVAYGKKEHAEMIGLKGNIDEEKVIILREPTYVKSDKICIITQTTMDYNNFKNFSSEMVKLCDYNEILIKDTICYETKIRENEAKDIAIWAEFVIIIGGKHSSNTRKLYEISKKYNENTVHIDSVNELKEMQITKQYNRVGILTGTSTPNKSLEEVIEYLRRGFDG; this is encoded by the coding sequence GTGGAAATAAAATTAGCCTCAAAAATAGGTTTTTGTTATGGTGTTCAAAGAGCATACGAAAAAGCAGTAGAGCTTTCAAAAAGTGGTGAAAAGGTATATTTATATGGAGATCTTGTTCATAATAATGAAGTAAAAAAAGATTTGTTAAATAGGGGAATTTTATCTTTTGAATCTTTGGATGTTTTACCGGAAGATTCCGGAGAAGCAATTTGTATTATCAGGGCTCATGGTGTTCCCAAAAAAGATAAAGAATATTTAGAAAAGAATTTTAAAAAAATAGTTGATTTAACCTGCCCTATTGTTGAAAATGTTTTTAAATATGCATATGAAATGCAGAAAAAAGGATATTTTATAGTTGCATATGGCAAAAAAGAACATGCTGAAATGATAGGATTAAAAGGAAACATAGATGAAGAAAAAGTTATTATTTTAAGAGAACCTACATATGTTAAAAGCGATAAAATATGTATAATTACTCAAACAACCATGGATTATAATAATTTCAAAAATTTTTCCTCAGAAATGGTAAAATTATGCGATTATAATGAGATTTTAATTAAAGATACAATTTGTTATGAAACGAAAATCAGAGAAAATGAAGCAAAAGATATTGCAATTTGGGCAGAATTTGTTATAATAATAGGCGGAAAGCATAGTTCCAATACGCGAAAGTTATATGAAATTTCAAAAAAATATAATGAAAATACGGTTCATATTGATTCGGTTAATGAGTTAAAAGAAATGCAGATTACAAAACAATATAATAGGGTGGGAATTCTTACAGGGACTTCCACACCAAATAAATCATTAGAAGAAGTCATTGAATATCTAAGGAGGGGTTTTGATGGTTGA
- the cmk gene encoding (d)CMP kinase, with translation MSKTFKVAIDGPAGSGKSTIAKEIAKIFNLYYLDSGALYRAFGYFVKKMNFDLFNEDDIIKALKDFDIKIIDGEYYLGDEKLGMQIRTPEIGKAASIVAKNEKVRNKVNEILKSLSKIHNVVIDGRDIGTVVLPDADVKIFLTASIEERARRRYKELLEKGKNVNYEEIYKEIEKRDIADSTRDIAPLKPAEDAITVDTTGKDIKTVVDEISKIINKKINQE, from the coding sequence ATGAGCAAAACATTCAAAGTGGCAATTGATGGACCAGCGGGTTCAGGAAAAAGTACTATAGCAAAGGAAATAGCAAAGATATTTAATTTATATTATCTTGATAGCGGTGCATTATATAGAGCTTTTGGGTATTTCGTAAAAAAAATGAATTTTGATTTATTTAATGAAGATGATATAATAAAAGCATTGAAAGACTTTGATATAAAAATAATTGATGGTGAATATTATCTTGGTGACGAAAAGCTTGGAATGCAGATTCGAACGCCTGAAATTGGAAAAGCAGCTTCTATAGTAGCTAAAAATGAAAAAGTAAGAAATAAGGTTAATGAAATATTAAAATCACTTTCGAAAATACATAATGTTGTTATTGATGGAAGAGATATTGGAACAGTGGTATTACCTGATGCTGACGTGAAAATCTTTCTTACAGCATCAATTGAAGAAAGAGCCAGAAGAAGATATAAAGAATTACTTGAAAAAGGGAAAAATGTAAATTATGAGGAAATTTATAAAGAAATAGAAAAAAGAGATATTGCTGATTCCACAAGAGATATAGCTCCATTAAAACCTGCTGAAGATGCAATAACCGTTGATACTACTGGGAAAGATATTAAAACCGTAGTTGATGAAATTAGTAAAATAATAAATAAAAAAATAAATCAGGAGTGA
- the aspS gene encoding aspartate--tRNA ligase, whose translation MKLKRTHKCGNLNSSNIGQEVILNGWVERIRDLGGIKFGLLRDISGKVQFVIDPENKEIYEIAKTIGNEYVIAIKGVVRKRPDDAINKNMPTGEIEIDVNDMEVLSESETPPIYVNKDEEISENLRLKYRYLDLRKDRMKKNLVMRHKALQIVRQYLSENDFLEIETPYLTKSTPEGARDFLVPSRLKPGNFYALPQSPQLFKQLLMVSGFDRYFQIARCFRDEDFRADRQPEFSQIDFEMSFVEMDDILTLTEGLLKKLFKELLDYDLETPLRRFTYDEVMNKYGSDKPDTRYGLEINDFSEDFKETKADFIRKVIENGGKIKGIVLSEKADKFSRKRIDEYTEFAKSVGAGGLIWIKNEKGEVKSSIKKIAENEIKNIFDKGLIKDNDIAFLIVGENEEVNKILGHIRVKLIKEEMEKKDGFDVLWVVDFPMFAWDEEENRLVAEHHPFTMPKLDDFEKYADSDPLKIRAQCYDLVINGYEMASGSIRIHRKDLQNKIFEMIGLSDEEINEKFGFLIEAFKYGPPPHGGAAIGFDRLIAVMAGEDSIKEVIAFPKTASGSDPMTEAPSEVSEKQLNELKIKLDL comes from the coding sequence ATGAAATTAAAAAGAACACATAAGTGTGGGAATTTAAATTCATCAAATATAGGTCAGGAAGTTATCCTGAATGGTTGGGTTGAAAGAATAAGGGATCTTGGAGGAATTAAATTTGGATTGTTGAGAGATATTTCTGGAAAGGTTCAATTTGTTATAGATCCTGAAAATAAAGAAATTTATGAAATTGCAAAAACAATAGGAAATGAATATGTAATAGCTATAAAAGGTGTTGTAAGAAAAAGACCTGACGATGCGATTAATAAAAATATGCCAACTGGTGAAATTGAAATTGACGTAAATGATATGGAAGTATTGTCAGAATCAGAAACTCCGCCTATTTATGTAAATAAAGATGAGGAAATTTCAGAAAATCTAAGATTAAAATATAGATATCTTGATTTAAGAAAGGATAGAATGAAAAAAAATCTTGTAATGAGGCATAAGGCTTTACAAATTGTAAGGCAATACCTTTCTGAAAATGACTTTTTGGAAATAGAAACACCATATTTAACTAAAAGTACCCCTGAAGGTGCAAGAGACTTTTTAGTGCCATCAAGATTAAAACCAGGTAATTTCTATGCATTACCTCAGTCACCACAATTGTTTAAACAATTGTTAATGGTTTCTGGATTTGATAGATACTTCCAGATTGCACGATGTTTTAGAGATGAAGACTTTAGAGCAGATAGACAGCCTGAATTTTCACAAATAGACTTTGAAATGTCATTTGTTGAAATGGATGATATTTTAACACTTACAGAAGGGTTATTAAAAAAATTATTTAAAGAATTATTAGATTATGATCTTGAAACACCTTTAAGAAGATTTACATACGATGAAGTGATGAATAAATATGGCAGTGATAAACCAGACACAAGATATGGCCTTGAAATTAATGATTTTAGCGAAGACTTTAAAGAAACAAAAGCAGATTTCATAAGAAAAGTGATAGAAAATGGTGGAAAAATCAAAGGAATAGTTTTATCTGAAAAAGCAGATAAATTCTCAAGAAAAAGAATAGATGAATATACAGAATTTGCAAAATCAGTTGGTGCAGGTGGACTTATCTGGATAAAAAATGAAAAAGGAGAAGTAAAATCTTCAATTAAGAAAATAGCTGAAAATGAAATCAAAAATATATTTGATAAAGGTCTTATAAAAGATAACGATATAGCTTTCTTAATTGTTGGAGAAAATGAAGAAGTGAATAAGATTTTAGGTCATATAAGGGTTAAATTAATAAAAGAAGAGATGGAAAAGAAAGATGGATTTGATGTATTATGGGTTGTAGACTTTCCAATGTTTGCATGGGATGAAGAAGAAAACAGACTTGTTGCGGAGCATCATCCTTTCACAATGCCAAAACTTGATGATTTTGAAAAATATGCAGATTCAGATCCATTGAAAATAAGAGCTCAATGTTATGATCTTGTTATAAATGGGTATGAAATGGCAAGTGGTAGTATAAGAATTCACAGAAAAGATCTTCAGAATAAAATCTTTGAAATGATAGGTTTAAGTGATGAAGAAATAAATGAAAAATTCGGATTCTTGATTGAAGCATTTAAATATGGTCCTCCACCACATGGAGGAGCCGCAATAGGATTTGATAGATTAATTGCTGTAATGGCAGGAGAGGATTCAATAAAAGAGGTTATAGCCTTCCCGAAAACAGCAAGTGGTTCAGATCCTATGACAGAAGCTCCATCGGAAGTTTCTGAAAAACAATTAAACGAATTAAAGATAAAATTAGATTTATGA
- a CDS encoding S-layer homology domain-containing protein has product MKKLLIILMALALAVASFAATTYKDVPVNHWAYDSIERLSSLGIIEGFPDGTYQGLSQVNRYQLTVALDRALKYVEQQLFATLAEKVVELDKKVNELSKQQGLSKDEINAMIKAQLLNMDTKEFNSKITQLENSVNELKSAYDVLSFLSSKTDAVEKEVSTYDARIKSLESQVAELKALYSSVESVKKDLSANKSAMETLGVLANKVAALEEKYNNEIMNLNDKFATKDDVEATVKEYLSDYAKISDLETRFVKSEDFKALEMELSSLKSKVDENANSINAFNTKLDNYVTKDTLKDYAMLSDLKKYATLGDLKDYALKTDLTRYLEVSALDTKLSNYVTAKTFNEKIEELKADISDSTSNNDQLKKDAGFAKTLGIISVLISIGAVVIAFTL; this is encoded by the coding sequence ATGAAAAAACTATTAATCATTCTTATGGCGTTAGCATTGGCAGTAGCATCATTTGCTGCAACAACATATAAAGATGTCCCTGTAAATCACTGGGCATACGATTCAATTGAAAGGTTATCTTCACTTGGAATTATAGAAGGCTTTCCAGATGGAACATATCAGGGATTATCTCAGGTAAACAGATATCAGTTAACTGTTGCTTTAGATAGAGCATTAAAGTATGTTGAACAACAGTTATTTGCAACTCTTGCTGAAAAGGTTGTTGAATTAGATAAAAAGGTTAACGAATTATCAAAACAACAGGGATTATCAAAAGATGAAATCAATGCAATGATAAAAGCTCAATTGTTAAATATGGATACAAAAGAATTCAACTCAAAAATTACACAACTCGAAAATTCCGTAAATGAATTAAAAAGTGCGTATGACGTATTAAGCTTTTTAAGTTCAAAAACAGATGCTGTAGAAAAAGAAGTTTCAACTTACGATGCAAGAATTAAATCTTTAGAATCACAGGTTGCAGAATTAAAAGCTCTTTATTCTTCAGTTGAAAGCGTTAAAAAAGATTTATCAGCAAATAAGTCAGCAATGGAAACTTTAGGAGTTCTCGCTAATAAAGTTGCTGCTTTAGAAGAAAAATATAATAATGAAATAATGAATTTAAATGACAAATTTGCAACGAAAGATGATGTTGAAGCAACAGTAAAAGAATATCTTTCCGATTACGCAAAAATTTCTGATTTAGAAACCAGATTTGTAAAATCAGAAGATTTCAAAGCTTTAGAAATGGAATTATCTTCTTTAAAATCAAAAGTTGATGAAAATGCTAATTCAATAAATGCATTTAATACAAAATTGGATAATTATGTTACTAAAGATACATTGAAAGATTATGCTATGCTTTCTGATCTTAAAAAATATGCAACTTTAGGAGACTTAAAAGATTATGCATTAAAAACAGATTTAACAAGATATCTTGAAGTTTCTGCTTTAGATACAAAATTATCAAATTATGTAACTGCAAAAACATTTAACGAAAAAATCGAAGAATTAAAAGCAGATATTTCAGATAGCACAAGCAATAATGATCAATTAAAGAAAGACGCTGGATTTGCCAAGACATTAGGAATTATCTCTGTATTAATTTCAATTGGAGCTGTTGTTATCGCTTTTACATTGTAA